From one Halosimplex rubrum genomic stretch:
- a CDS encoding NAD-dependent epimerase/dehydratase family protein, giving the protein MTSDPASGLDGESVLVTGGAGFVGSHLAAALADRCEVTVLDDCSTGDPANVPDGATLVRGDVRDPTDLGPAMRGVDVVFHQAALADVRASIRSPVEGHRRTASGTVKVLDAARREDARVVTASSAAVYGQPDTLPIRESDRKTPLTPYGIDKLAADQYTRRFADRYGMETVALRYFNVYGPGERSDRTGTDDVVGAFLDRARSDSVLPIDGDGTQTRDFVHVDDVVQANLRAATTDATGRAYNVGSGTGVSVREVAERVTRLVGSDSEVVHGNPREGDIKHSRAALGRARSRLGYEPTYDFEEGLATLVDRATVPS; this is encoded by the coding sequence GTGACGAGTGACCCGGCGAGCGGGCTCGACGGGGAGTCGGTCCTCGTGACCGGCGGGGCGGGCTTCGTCGGGAGCCACCTCGCGGCCGCGCTGGCCGACCGCTGCGAGGTCACCGTGCTGGACGACTGTTCGACGGGCGACCCCGCGAACGTCCCCGACGGTGCGACCCTGGTGAGGGGCGACGTGCGCGACCCGACCGACCTCGGGCCAGCGATGCGGGGGGTCGACGTCGTCTTCCACCAGGCGGCGCTGGCCGACGTGCGCGCCTCGATCCGGTCGCCGGTCGAGGGGCACCGTCGGACCGCGTCGGGGACGGTGAAGGTCCTCGACGCGGCCCGCCGGGAAGACGCCCGGGTCGTCACCGCCTCCAGCGCCGCGGTCTACGGCCAACCGGACACGCTCCCGATCCGCGAGTCCGACCGGAAGACGCCCCTCACTCCCTACGGGATCGACAAGCTCGCGGCCGACCAGTACACGCGGCGGTTCGCCGATCGCTACGGCATGGAGACGGTCGCGTTGCGGTACTTCAACGTGTACGGTCCGGGGGAGCGGAGCGACCGGACCGGCACCGACGACGTGGTCGGCGCCTTCCTCGACCGAGCGCGCTCCGACAGCGTGCTCCCGATCGACGGCGACGGGACCCAGACCCGCGATTTCGTCCACGTCGACGACGTGGTGCAGGCGAACCTCCGCGCGGCGACGACCGACGCGACCGGGCGGGCCTACAACGTCGGCAGCGGCACCGGCGTCTCCGTGCGGGAGGTCGCCGAGCGAGTCACTCGGCTGGTCGGTTCGGACAGCGAGGTCGTCCACGGGAACCCCCGCGAAGGGGACATCAAACACAGTCGGGCGGCGCTCGGACGCGCGCGCAGTCGGCTCGGGTACGAGCCGACCTACGACTTCGAGGAGGGGCTGGCGACGCTGGTCGACCGGGCGACCGTTCCGAGCTGA
- a CDS encoding glycosyltransferase family 2 protein produces the protein MYQDTTIGVVVPAYNEAGFVGDVIDSIPAFVDRIYPVDDASTDGTWDEIREHAQRQNTPTPELVGDGGTQRRVVPIQHSENRGVGGAIKTGYQRAVADGVEVVTVMGGDGQMDPDIIERIIDPVVDGRADYAKGNRLLLGDHYDSMPRFRYVGNVTLTYLTRIASGYWEIGDPQNGYTAISAEAIEAADLDEMYEFYGYCNDLLVRLNVANMRVVDVPTPAVYGDEESHIDYSTYIPRVSGMLLGNFLWRLRAKYVADHPHPVALCYLLGAGGFATGLAGVLLALLNGTAGPALAAVGFGLCFLLLAMVLDKRSNDHLTTVASATPT, from the coding sequence ATGTATCAGGACACGACAATCGGCGTCGTCGTGCCGGCGTACAACGAAGCGGGCTTCGTCGGCGACGTCATCGACTCGATCCCGGCGTTCGTCGACCGTATCTACCCCGTCGACGACGCCTCCACGGACGGCACCTGGGACGAGATCCGCGAGCACGCACAGCGACAGAACACGCCGACACCGGAACTCGTCGGCGACGGCGGGACCCAGCGGCGGGTCGTCCCGATCCAGCACAGCGAGAACAGGGGCGTCGGCGGCGCCATCAAGACCGGCTACCAGCGCGCGGTGGCCGACGGCGTCGAGGTCGTCACCGTCATGGGCGGCGACGGCCAGATGGACCCCGACATCATCGAGCGCATCATCGACCCGGTCGTCGACGGCCGGGCCGACTACGCCAAGGGCAACCGCCTCCTCCTGGGCGACCACTACGACTCGATGCCCCGCTTTCGCTACGTCGGTAACGTCACGCTCACCTACCTCACACGCATCGCGAGCGGCTACTGGGAGATCGGCGACCCCCAGAACGGCTACACCGCCATCTCCGCCGAGGCCATCGAGGCCGCGGACCTCGACGAGATGTACGAGTTCTACGGCTACTGCAACGATCTGCTCGTCCGACTGAACGTCGCCAACATGCGCGTCGTCGACGTGCCGACCCCCGCCGTCTACGGCGACGAGGAGAGCCACATCGACTACTCGACGTACATCCCCCGAGTCTCCGGCATGCTGCTCGGGAACTTCCTGTGGCGCCTCCGCGCCAAGTACGTCGCCGACCACCCCCACCCGGTCGCCCTGTGTTACCTGCTCGGCGCCGGCGGGTTCGCGACCGGGCTCGCCGGCGTCCTGCTCGCCCTCCTGAACGGGACGGCCGGCCCCGCCCTGGCCGCCGTCGGGTTCGGGCTGTGCTTTCTCCTCCTGGCAATGGTTCTGGACAAGCGATCGAACGACCACCTCACGACTGTCGCCTCGGCGACACCGACCTGA